The following are encoded in a window of Camarhynchus parvulus chromosome 1A, STF_HiC, whole genome shotgun sequence genomic DNA:
- the LOC115909841 gene encoding putative RNA-binding protein Luc7-like 2 isoform X3, with amino-acid sequence MDLGECLKVHDLALRADYEIASKDQDFFFELDAMDHLQSFIADCDRRTEVAKKRLAETQEEISAEVAAKAERVHELNEEIGKLLAKVEQLGADGNVEESQKVMDEVEKARVKKREAEEVYRNSMPASSFQQQKLRVCEVCSAYLGLHDNDRRLADHFGGKLHLGFIEIREKLEELRRIVADKQEKRNQERLKRREEREREEREKLRRSRSHSKHAKRSRSRERRRHRSRSASRERKRRTRSKSREKRHRHRSRSTSRSRSRSHHRSRHSSRERSRERSSKKRSSKERSSRDKERSRDRDRTSRDKDRSSRERSPRDFKDKKRSYESANGRSEEPRSSEEREAGEI; translated from the exons ATGGACCTTGGAGAATGCCTGAAAGTGCATGACCTGGCATTAAGGGCAGACTATGAAATAGCATCCAAAGATCAAGATTTCTTCTTTGAGCTTGAT GCAATGGACCACCTGCAGTCATTTATTGCAGACTGTGACCGGCGGACAGAAGTGGCTAAGAAAAGGCTAGCAGAAACCCAGGAAGAGATCAGTGCTGAAGTTGCAGCTAAA GCTGAAAGAGTTCATGAATTGAATGAAGAAATTGGGAAACTGTTGGCCAAAGTAGAACAGCTCGGAGCTGATGGGAATGTGGAAGAATCTCAGAAAGTAATGGATGAAGTGGAGAAGGCTCGGGtaaagaagagagaagcagaa gaAGTATACAGGAATTCTATGCCTGCCTccagctttcagcagcagaagctACGGGTTTGTGAAGTGTGCTCGGCTTATCTTGGTCTTCATGATAATGACCGACGACTTGCTGATCACTTTGGAGGAAAACTACATTTGGGATTTATTGAAATAAGAGAGAAGCTTGAGGAACTCAGG aGGATTGTGGCTGATAAACAGGAGAAACGAAATCAGGAACGTCTGAAACGtagagaggagagggaaagagaagaaagggagaaaCTAAGGAG gtCCAGATCCCACAGCAAGCATGCCAAAAG GTCTAGGTCCCGGGAGCGCCGCAGACACCGCTCTCGCTCAGCCTCGCGGGAACGCAAGAGACGGACTCGATCCAAATCCCGTGAGAAACGGCACCGCCACAGGTCCCGCTCCACCAGCCGCAGCCGGAGCCGCAGCCACCATAgaagcaggcacagctccagggagaggagCCGGGAGCGCAGCTCCAAAAAGAG ATCCTCTAAAGAAAGATCTTCCAGAGACAAAGAGCGTTCAAGAGATCGCGATCGAACATCCCGTGACAAAGACAGAAGCTCGAGGGAGAGGTCGCCGCGGGATTTCAAAGACAAGAAACGTTCGTACGAAAGTGCTAACGGCCGATCGGAAGAGCCAAGGAGCTCAGAGGAGCGTGAAGCAGGGGAGATATAA